Proteins found in one Magnolia sinica isolate HGM2019 chromosome 5, MsV1, whole genome shotgun sequence genomic segment:
- the LOC131247083 gene encoding putative pentatricopeptide repeat-containing protein At5g59200, chloroplastic — MPSIAFSKHPQLLPIPRNNNNNISYCKNNTSDSNNNKNHIPLSTRQLENHAFSLLQSCNSFAHLTQIHAHIIRHSIYHNNFVATKLVSSYFSSHNPSYALCVFEEMPHPNTFLWNAVIKGLVNLNSHQEALIFYSRMLARGSEPDRLTFPFTLKACSKLLAAEEGEALHGQILKLGFGSDVYTQTSLLDFYGSCNDISAACHVFNRMPERDVVSWNAIVACCVRCGLMELGKELFEEMPVKNVSSWTTMIGGFVHIGSTREALALFHRMQMDGVKPDKMTIVTVLSAVADLGMLDFGKWVHDYVKKNEIEINAFVGTALIDMYAKCGSIQEARIVFDGISLKTISCYNAMIMGLAIHALGEEAISVFREAERMGIGIDNVTMIAILSACRHSGLVEEGVRFFNSMKEGFGIEAKMEHYRCMVDLLGRAGWFDEAMEMVESIEADSIALGTLAFACQIHGNVGLGEKLMSTISMLDPSDCGLLVLKSKLYAADGKWEEAAKVRRLMKDRGNEKKPGSSWIEVNNVIHEFVAGDDSHPYSKEIYSKLAELSEQMKLPAPMKPK; from the coding sequence ATGCCTTCCATAGCATTCTCCAAGCATCCCCAGCTTCTTCCAATTCCacgcaacaacaacaacaacatcagcTATTGCAAAAACAACACCAGCGattccaacaacaacaaaaatcatATCCCGTTATCCACAAGACAGCTTGAAAACCATGCCTTCTCCTTACTCCAATCTTGCAATTCCTTCGCCCACCTTACCCAAATCCACGCCCATATCATCCGCCACTCCATCTACCACAACAATTTCGTTGCCACCAAGCTCGTGTCCTCATACTTCTCCTCTCATAACCCTTCTTACGCCCTCTGCGTGTTTGAAGAAATGCCTCATCCAAACACCTTCCTCTGGAACGCTGTGATTAAAGGCCTTGTCAATCTCAATTCCCACCAAGAAGCCTTAATCTTCTACTCCAGAATGCTCGCACGTGGCTCGGAACCCGACCGCCTCACCTTCCCTTTTACCCTTAAGGCCTGCTCGAAGCTCCTCGCCGCTGAAGAAGGTGAGGCCCTCCATGGCCAGATTTTGAAACTGGGTTTTGGTTCCGATGTCTACACTCAGACCTCGCTGCTGGATTTTTATGGTTCCTGCAACGATATCTCAGCTGCATGCCATGTGTTCAATAGGATGCCTGAGAGAGATGTTGTGAGCTGGAATGCCATTGTTGCTTGCTGCGTTCGTTGTGGACTGATGGAACTTGGTAAGGAGTTGTTTGAAGAGATGCCTGTTAAGAATGTTTCTTCTTGGACCACTATGATTGGCGGTTTTGTTCATATTGGGAGTACTAGGGAGGCCTTAGCATTGTTTCATCGAAtgcagatggatggcgtgaagCCTGATAAGATGACGATTGTGACAGTTCTTTCTGCTGTTGCAGATTTGGGGATGTTGGATTTTGGTAAATGGGTTCATGACTATGTGAAGAAGAATGAGATTGAGATCAATGCTTTTGTGGGTACTGCTCTTATAGATATGTATGCAAAATGTGGAAGCATACAAGAGGCACGAATAGTGTTCGATGGCATAAGTTTAAAAACTATATCTTGTTACAATGCGATGATAATGGGTCTTGCGATTCATGCGCTGGGTGAGGAAGCAATCAGTGTGTTTAGAGAGGCTGAAAGGATGGGGATTGGCATAGACAATGTTACTATGATTGCAATATTGAGTGCTTGTAGGCATTCCGGGTTAGTTGAAGAGGGTGTTAGGTTTTTCAATTCAATGAAAGAGGGTTTTGGGATTGAGGCCAAGATGGAGCACTACAGATGCATGGTCGATCTTCTAGGAAGGGCTGGATGGTTTGATGAGGCGATGGAGATGGTTGAGTCGATTGAAGCGGATTCCATTGCCTTGGGAACGCTCGCTTTTGCTTGTCAGATACATGGAAATGTGGGACTTGGAGAGAAATTGATGAGCACAATTTCCATGTTAGACCCATCAGATTGTGGGTTATTGGTATTGAAATCTAAGCTGTATGCAGCTGATGGGAAGTGGGAAGAAGCAGCCAAAGTGAGGAGATTAATGAAGGATAGAGGGAATGAAAAGAAACCGGGGTCCAGTTGGATTGAAGTGAACAATGTGATTCATGAGTTTGTTGCAGGGGATGATTCTCACCCATATTCAAAGGAAATATACTCCAAGTTGGCAGAGCTGAGTGAACAAATGAAGTTGCCTGCACCAATGAAACCGAAGTAA